One genomic window of Glycine max cultivar Williams 82 chromosome 16, Glycine_max_v4.0, whole genome shotgun sequence includes the following:
- the LOC100800893 gene encoding asparagine--tRNA ligase, cytoplasmic 2 isoform X1 gives MAAAATTTTAQDTSSVPPLAYSGRVQLKELLDRSEAAVGQRVVVGGWVKSAKEVEKTAPPPSIATTDDTAREGGKGKDVSCVEILQSRIPLIRSILDVFGGGGYGQRKKRENVTAPNDKVLPPKASTAYLLLTDGSCAPSLQVVVDSSVATPSRLVPTGTCLLVEGQLERAEGKHAIELIAEKVLHIGTVDFDKYPLSKKRIPLDKLRDYSQFRPRTTTVATVMRIRSSLSFATHTFFNEHAFIDVQVPIITSTDSEGFSNMFRVNTLEQKAEKEKLETVYETEGVSLEHVKAAAKEKSNIVEHLERTESNREALAAAVQDLRKTNELASQLEAREKRKLGASFKDDKVDSSKEFFPFQTYLTVSGRLHLESYACALGNVYSFGPRFLADKTNSAKHAAEMWMIEVEMAFSQLKDSMICANDFFKYLCNWVLVHCSEEMTFVAKRIDNTCMNRLRQIISGSPEMMTYHKAIDVLRKSSSQAEDKKFETNFESGFVLTSEHLSYLTDMIYQKPVMIYNYPKEAKPFYARQNDDGTVAAFDLVVPKLGTIISGSQNEERLNMISSRIDELGLPREKYEWYLDLRRNGTVNNSGFTLRFDLMVLFATGLGNVRDVIPFPRSYGKAYT, from the exons AtggcagcagcagcaacaacaacaacagcacaAGATACCTCCTCGGTCCCGCCGCTCGCGTACTCAGGCCGGGTCCAGCTCAAGGAGCTGCTGGACCGGTCCGAGGCGGCGGTGGGGCAGCGCGTGGTCGTGGGCGGGTGGGTGAAGTCTGCGAAGGAGGTTGAGAAGACGGCGCCGCCCCCATCGATTGCGACGACGGACGACACCGCCAGGGAAGGAGGGAAGGGCAAGGACGTGTCGTGCGTGGAGATTCTGCAGTCGAGGATACCGCTGATTCGGAGTATACTGGATGTGTTCGGAGGTGGCGGTTATGGGCAGCGCAAGAAACGTGAGAATGTGACTGCGCCGAATGATAAGGTTTTGCCTCCCAAAGCTTCTACGGCGTATTTGCTTCTAACGGATGGGTCGTGCGCTCCAAGCCTTCAG GTTGTTGTTGATTCTTCAGTAGCTACTCCTAGCCGGCTTGTGCCTACTGGAACGTGTCTATTAGTGGAAGGTCAACTAGAAAGAGCAGAGGGGAAGCATGCTATTGAGCTTATAGCTGAGAAAGTTCTTCATATTGGGACAGTAGATTTTGACAAGTACCCATTATCAAAGAAAAGAATTCCACTGGATAAGTTGAGAGATTACTCTCAATTTCGGCCTCGAACAACCACG GTGGCAACTGTCATGCGGATTCGAAGTTCTCTTTCTTTTGCAACCCACACATTTTTCAATGAACATGCGTTTATTGATGTGCAAGTACCCATTATTACTAGCACAGACTCTGAAGGGTTTAGCAACATGTTCAGGGTTAACACCCTGGAGCAGAAAGCAGAGAAGGAGAAACTAGAAACCGTTTATGAGACAGAAGGTGTTAGCCTTGAACATGTGAAGGCAGCTGCAAAGGAGAAAAGCAACATTGTTGAGCATTTGGAAAGAACTGAGAGCAATAGGGAAGCACTGGCTGCTGCTGTTCAGGATCTGAGGAAAACAAATGAACTCGCATCACAATTGGAagcaagagaaaagagaaagctagGAGCTTCTTTTAAGGATGACAAAGTAGACTCTTCCAAAGAGTTTTTCCCTTTCCAAACTTATTTGACTGTCTCGGGTCGCTTGCATCTGGAGAGTTATGCATGTGCTCTTGGAAATGTCTACTCATTTGGTCCTAGATTTCTAGCAGATAAAACGAATTCTGCTAAACATGCTGCAGAAATGTGGATGATCGAGGTTGAAATGGCCTTTTCGCAATTGAAG GATTCCATGATTTGTGCTAATGACTTTTTCAAGTACCTCTGCAACTGGGTTCTGGTACATTGCTCTGAAGAAATGACGTTCGTTGCCAAAAGAATCGACAACACCTGCATGAATCGTCTTCGGCAGATTATATCAGGTTCTCCTGAAATGATGACCTACCATAAAGCTATAGATGTTCTTAGAAAG TCGTCCTCCCAGGCTGAAGATAAgaaatttgaaacaaattttGAGTCAGGTTTTGTACTCACTTCAGAGCACCTAAG TTATCTAACTGATATGATCTACCAGAAACCGGTTATGATATACAATTATCCAAAAGAAGCTAAGCCATTTTATGCTCGCCAGAATGATGATGGTACTGTAGCTGCATTTGACTTGGTTGTCCCAAAG CTAGGAACAATAATTTCTGGTAGCCAAAACGAGGAACGTCTTAACATGATAAGCTCCAG GATTGATGAGTTAGGCTTGCCACGAGAGAAGTATGAATGGTACCTAGATCTTCGTCGAAATGGAACAGTGAACAACTCTGGGTTCACTCTAAGGTTTGACCTTATGGTTCTCTTTGCAACTGGCCTTGGCAATGTCAGGGACGTTATCCCTTTCCCAAGAAGCTATGGCAAGGCCtatacctaa
- the LOC100800893 gene encoding asparagine--tRNA ligase, cytoplasmic 2 isoform X2, protein MAAAATTTTAQDTSSVPPLAYSGRVQLKELLDRSEAAVGQRVVVGGWVKSAKEVEKTAPPPSIATTDDTAREGGKGKDVSCVEILQSRIPLIRSILDVFGGGGYGQRKKRENVTAPNDKVLPPKASTAYLLLTDGSCAPSLQVVVDSSVATPSRLVPTGTCLLVEGQLERAEGKHAIELIAEKVLHIGTVDFDKYPLSKKRIPLDKLRDYSQFRPRTTTVATVMRIRSSLSFATHTFFNEHAFIDVQVPIITSTDSEGFSNMFRVNTLEQKAEKEKLETVYETEGVSLEHVKAAAKEKSNIVEHLERTESNREALAAAVQDLRKTNELASQLEAREKRKLGASFKDDKVDSSKEFFPFQTYLTVSGRLHLESYACALGNVYSFGPRFLADKTNSAKHAAEMWMIEVEMAFSQLKDSMICANDFFKYLCNWVLVHCSEEMTFVAKRIDNTCMNRLRQIISGSPEMMTYHKAIDVLRKAEDKKFETNFESGFVLTSEHLSYLTDMIYQKPVMIYNYPKEAKPFYARQNDDGTVAAFDLVVPKLGTIISGSQNEERLNMISSRIDELGLPREKYEWYLDLRRNGTVNNSGFTLRFDLMVLFATGLGNVRDVIPFPRSYGKAYT, encoded by the exons AtggcagcagcagcaacaacaacaacagcacaAGATACCTCCTCGGTCCCGCCGCTCGCGTACTCAGGCCGGGTCCAGCTCAAGGAGCTGCTGGACCGGTCCGAGGCGGCGGTGGGGCAGCGCGTGGTCGTGGGCGGGTGGGTGAAGTCTGCGAAGGAGGTTGAGAAGACGGCGCCGCCCCCATCGATTGCGACGACGGACGACACCGCCAGGGAAGGAGGGAAGGGCAAGGACGTGTCGTGCGTGGAGATTCTGCAGTCGAGGATACCGCTGATTCGGAGTATACTGGATGTGTTCGGAGGTGGCGGTTATGGGCAGCGCAAGAAACGTGAGAATGTGACTGCGCCGAATGATAAGGTTTTGCCTCCCAAAGCTTCTACGGCGTATTTGCTTCTAACGGATGGGTCGTGCGCTCCAAGCCTTCAG GTTGTTGTTGATTCTTCAGTAGCTACTCCTAGCCGGCTTGTGCCTACTGGAACGTGTCTATTAGTGGAAGGTCAACTAGAAAGAGCAGAGGGGAAGCATGCTATTGAGCTTATAGCTGAGAAAGTTCTTCATATTGGGACAGTAGATTTTGACAAGTACCCATTATCAAAGAAAAGAATTCCACTGGATAAGTTGAGAGATTACTCTCAATTTCGGCCTCGAACAACCACG GTGGCAACTGTCATGCGGATTCGAAGTTCTCTTTCTTTTGCAACCCACACATTTTTCAATGAACATGCGTTTATTGATGTGCAAGTACCCATTATTACTAGCACAGACTCTGAAGGGTTTAGCAACATGTTCAGGGTTAACACCCTGGAGCAGAAAGCAGAGAAGGAGAAACTAGAAACCGTTTATGAGACAGAAGGTGTTAGCCTTGAACATGTGAAGGCAGCTGCAAAGGAGAAAAGCAACATTGTTGAGCATTTGGAAAGAACTGAGAGCAATAGGGAAGCACTGGCTGCTGCTGTTCAGGATCTGAGGAAAACAAATGAACTCGCATCACAATTGGAagcaagagaaaagagaaagctagGAGCTTCTTTTAAGGATGACAAAGTAGACTCTTCCAAAGAGTTTTTCCCTTTCCAAACTTATTTGACTGTCTCGGGTCGCTTGCATCTGGAGAGTTATGCATGTGCTCTTGGAAATGTCTACTCATTTGGTCCTAGATTTCTAGCAGATAAAACGAATTCTGCTAAACATGCTGCAGAAATGTGGATGATCGAGGTTGAAATGGCCTTTTCGCAATTGAAG GATTCCATGATTTGTGCTAATGACTTTTTCAAGTACCTCTGCAACTGGGTTCTGGTACATTGCTCTGAAGAAATGACGTTCGTTGCCAAAAGAATCGACAACACCTGCATGAATCGTCTTCGGCAGATTATATCAGGTTCTCCTGAAATGATGACCTACCATAAAGCTATAGATGTTCTTAGAAAG GCTGAAGATAAgaaatttgaaacaaattttGAGTCAGGTTTTGTACTCACTTCAGAGCACCTAAG TTATCTAACTGATATGATCTACCAGAAACCGGTTATGATATACAATTATCCAAAAGAAGCTAAGCCATTTTATGCTCGCCAGAATGATGATGGTACTGTAGCTGCATTTGACTTGGTTGTCCCAAAG CTAGGAACAATAATTTCTGGTAGCCAAAACGAGGAACGTCTTAACATGATAAGCTCCAG GATTGATGAGTTAGGCTTGCCACGAGAGAAGTATGAATGGTACCTAGATCTTCGTCGAAATGGAACAGTGAACAACTCTGGGTTCACTCTAAGGTTTGACCTTATGGTTCTCTTTGCAACTGGCCTTGGCAATGTCAGGGACGTTATCCCTTTCCCAAGAAGCTATGGCAAGGCCtatacctaa